One window of the Cryptomeria japonica chromosome 7, Sugi_1.0, whole genome shotgun sequence genome contains the following:
- the LOC131039794 gene encoding short-chain dehydrogenase reductase 2a translates to MPSTGVEGRLEGKVAIVTGGAHGIGEATVRLFTKHGAKVIIADIADAAGHKLAESLSQWAIYIHCDVSKEEDVKAAVDLAMKKHGRLDIMFNNAGRADSNKNGVAEYEMDQFESTMNVNAKGVMHGIKHAARVMIPTKKGCIISTASVSGIMGGVTPYAYTASKHAVIGLTKNGAAELGKYGIRVNCVSPSLVATEILMDYLGTKDKGVVEAWGSSVGNLSGAILKPEDIAEAVLYLASDESRYVSGHNLVVDGGSTVVNHDWGLYKK, encoded by the exons ATGCCTTCAACAGGAGTGGAGGGAAG ATTGGAAGGGAAGGTTGCAATAGTTACAGGCGGGGCACATGGAATTGGAGAAGCCACGGTTCGCCTCTTCACTAAACATGGAGCAAAAGTCATAATTGCAGACATTGCAGACGCTGCTGGTCACAAGCTTGCAGAATCTCTGTCACAGTGGGCAATCTATATTCACTGTGATGTGAGCAAAGAGGAAGACGTTAAGGCAGCAGTAGATTTGGCCATGAAAAAGCACGGGCGCCTTGACATTATGTTCAACAATGCGGGAAGGGCAGATAGCAACAAAAATGGCGTTGCAGAGTATGAGATGGACCAATTTGAAAGCACCATGAATGTTAACGCAAAAGGTGTAATGCACGGCATTAAGCACGCAGCCCGTGTTATGATACCCACCAAGAAGGGCTGTATTATTTCTACAGCCAGTGTTTCAGGGATTATGGGAGGCGTTACTCCTTATGCTTACACTGCCTCAAAACATGCAGTTATAGGGCTGACTAAAAATGGTGCAGCTGAGCTTGGGAAATATGGTATTAGAGTCAATTGCGTTTCTCCTTCTCTTGTTGCAACAGAAATTTTAATGGACTATTTGGGAACCAAAGATAAGGGCGTAGTAGAGGCATGGGGTAGCAGCGTAGGCAACTTGAGTGGAGCGATACTTAAGCCAGAGGATATTGCAGAGGCTGTTCTATATTTGGCTAGTGATGAATCTAGATATGTGAGCGGCCATAATCTTGTGGTGGATGGAGGCTCCACGGTTGTAAATCACGACTGGGGACTGTACAAGAAATAA